Proteins encoded by one window of Fusarium graminearum PH-1 chromosome 1, whole genome shotgun sequence:
- a CDS encoding glutamate synthase precursor, whose product MGLNEDFDDRQIQTEAEQQPYVPYEYQTENNDSWAGALPVKQGLYDPSYEKDACGVGFACHIKGKPSHKIVSDARNLLCNMTHRGAVGSDARDGDGAGVMTSIPHRFFIKNFEKEEDIKLPPLGQYAVGNLFFKPDEETLQESKRQLEDVAESLGLRVLGWRRPPVDSTLLGPAAKSREPIIAQPFVVLASAYGTGNAPEMTDPEKFDERLFERQLYILRKRATQSIGLHNWFYLCSLSNKNIVYKGQLAPVQVYSYYHDLVNADYEAHFALVHSRFSTNTFPSWDRAQPLRWAAHNGEINTLRGNKNWMRAREGVMQSDVFKDELEQMYPVVEDGGSDSAAFDNVLELLTINGVLSLPEAVMLMVPEAWQGNQHMDPKKAAFYEWAACQMEPWDGPALFTFADGRYCGANLDRNGLRPCRFYVMDDDRIICASEVGTIPVEPESVIQKGRLQPGRMLLVDTQAGRIIDDKELKEAVSSRYDFRAWLDSELITLPKVVEIMERALDLAPKLDDKTIQSDPLLHSYGYTHEQVSLLLAPMAADEKEALGSMGNDAPLACLTQSPRLLYDYFRQLFAQVTNPPIDPIRESIVMSLECYVGPQGNLLEMDASQCGRLLLPSPVLSIEEFNAIKNMSNKYSEWTVKTIDLTFPKNQGVQGYIKHLDEICNEASAAIEARDRVIILSDRNTSADRVPVSAVLASAMVHHHLVSNKWRSMAALVVETAEAREVHHMCVLLGYGADAVNPYLAMECILKLNREGLIKKKTTNETLIRNYKHSCDGGILKVMSKMGISTLASYKGAQIFEILGLDETVVERCFRGTASRIQGMTFELIAEDAFRFHERGFPSRASIGPPGLPESGEYHWRDGGEPHVNDPTSIANIQDAVRTKNDKSYEAYSRSEYEQIKNCTLRGLLDFKFEDCTPVPIDQVEPWTDIVRRFCTGAMSYGSISMESHSTLAVAMNRLGGKSNTGEGGEDPERSQRMPNGDTMRSAIKQVASGRFGVTSAYLADSDELQIKMAQGAKPGEGGELPGHKVSKSIARTRHSTPGVGLISPPPHHDIYSIEDLKQLIYDLKCSSPRSRVSVKLVSEVGVGIVASGVAKAKADHILISGHDGGTGASRWTGIKYAGLPWELGLAETHQTLVLNDLRGRVVVQTDGQLKTGRDVALACLLGAEEWGFATAPLIAMGCVFMRKCHLNTCPVGIATQDPELRKKFTGTPEHVINFFYYVANELRAIMAQLGFRTINEMVGHVEVLKMRDDLRTNKTANIDLSLLLTPAHKLRPGVATFNVRKQDHKLHVRLDNKLISESELTLDKGLPSRIECDIVNTDRAMGTSLSYHISKRYGEAGLPMDTVHVNIKGSAGQSFGAFLAPGVTLELEGDSNDYVGKGLSGGRLIIYPPRSAVFKSEENILIGNTCLYGATTGTCFFRGVAAERFAVRNSGATAVVEGVGDHGCEYMTGGRVVVLGSTGRNFAAGMSGGIAYVLDVHGDFHSKLNGEMVETSGLEDPAEIAFVRGLIEDHHHYTGSERAARILVDFNRALPRFVKILPVDYKRVLLEEAAKAAEAKRAEYNLPAVSGVQHKKSEKAAKLQDLEEAVGDNAAEKKRALVLDKTRGFKMYKRRQEKYRPVNSRLKDWAELSSRLDEDELKYQSARCMDCGVPFCQSETGCPISNIIPKWNELVFQNQWKDALNRLLMTNNFPEFTGRVCPAPCEGACVLGINEDPVGIKSIECAIIDRGFEKGWMVPQPPKVRTGKTVAIIGSGPAGLAAADQLNRAGHLVTVYERADRLGGLLMYGIPNMKLDKRIVKRRTDFMADEGIIFKTGVAVGEEGHPSLSDLRASHNVVVIATGATVARDLPIKGRQLEGIHYAMEFLHKNTKSLLDSELGDNAYISAKDKHVVVIGGGDTGNDCIGTSLRHGAKSVTNFELLPQPPPERANDNPWPQWPRIYRVDYGHTEVRQHTGKDPREYCIMSEEFMDDGSGKVKGINTIRVEWTKSPSGGWDMKKVEGSQQFFPADLVLLAMGFLGPEARVLGDEIEKDARKNVKTAPGKYSTNLEGVFAAGDARRGQSLIVWGINEGRQAAREIDLYLEKYTNLPVTGGITKRTAQEIFSQIQVEA is encoded by the exons ATGGGCCTAAACGAGGACTTCGACGACCGACAGATCCAAACCGAAGCCGAGCAACAACCATACGTACCTTATGAGTATCAGACTGAGAACAATGACTCGTGGGCTGGTGCCTTGCCGGTGAAGCAGGGTCTCTATGACCCTTCTTATGAGAAGGATGCTTGTGGTGTCGGCTTTGCTTG TCACATCAAGGGCAAGCCTAGCCACAAAATTGTTAGTGATGCCCGTAACCTGCTCTGCAACATGACCCACCGTGGTGCCGTGGGATCTGATGCAcgagatggtgatggtgctggtgtcATGACATCTATTCCCCACCGGTTCTTTATCAAGAactttgagaaggaggaggacatTAAGTTGCCTCCCCTGGGCCAGTATGCCGTGGGAAACCTGTTTTTTAAGCCCGACGAGGAGACTCTTCAAGAGTCCAAGAGGCAGCTGGAAGATGTTGCCGAGTCGCTGGGCCTCCGAGTCCTGGGATGGCGAAGGCCTCCCGTCGACTCGACACTTCTTGGACCTGCCGCCAAATCGCGTGAGCCTATCATCGCTCAGCCTTTTGTTGTCCTTGCCTCTGCTTACGGCACTGGCAATGCTCCCGAGATGACCGACCCTGAGAAGTTTGATGAGCGTCTGTTCGAGCGACAGCTGTACATCCTGCGAAAGCGTGCTACTCAGAGCATTGGTCTTCACAACTGGTTCTATCTCTGCTCCCTTTCAAACAAGAACATTGTTTATAAGGGCCAGCTTGCTCCCGTTCAGGTTTACTCCTACTACCACGATCTGGTCAACGCCGACTACGAGGCTCACTTTGCTCTGGTGCACTCTCGTTTCTCTACAAACACTTTCCCCTCTTGGGACCGTGCACAGCCCTTGCGATGGGCTGCTCACAACGGTGAGATCAACACACTTCGAGGTAACAAGAACTGGATGCGTGCCCGTGAGGGTGTCATGCAGTCTGATGTTTTCAAGGATGAGCTCGAGCAGATGTAccctgttgttgaggatggtggTTCTGATTCAGCTGCTTTCGACAACGTTCTCGAGCTTTTGACCATCAACGGTGTCCTCTCTCTTCCTGAGGCTGTTATGCTCATGGTTCCTGAAGCTTGGCAGGGTAACCAGCACATGgaccccaagaaggctgcATTCTACGAGTGGGCTGCTTGCCAGATGGAGCCTTGGGATGGCCCTGCTCTGTTCACATTCGCTGACGGTCGATACTGTGGTGCCAACCTTGACCGAAACGGTCTCCGACCTTGCCGTTTCTACGTCATGGACGACGATCGTATCATCTGCGCTTCCGAGGTTGGAACCATTCCAGTTGAGCCTGAGAGTGTCATCCAGAAGGGCCGTCTTCAGCCTGGTCGTATGCTGTTGGTCGACACACAAGCTGGTCGCATCATTGATGACAAGGAATTGAAGGAGGCTGTTTCGAGCCGATATGATTTCCGAGCATGGCTCGATAGTGAGTTGATTACTCTGCCCAAGGTCGTTGAGATCATGGAGCGGGCTCTGGATCTTGCGCCCAAGCTTGATGACAAGACTATCCAGTCTGACCCTCTGCTCCACTCCTACGGCTACACTCACGAGCAAGTCAGCTTGCTGCTCGCTCCAATGGCggccgacgagaaggaagctCTGGGCTCTATGGGCAATGACGCTCCATTGGCTTGCCTGACCCAGAGCCCTCGTCTACTTTACGACTACTTCCGACAGCTGTTTGCCCAGGTTACTAACCCTCCCATTGACCCTATCCGCGAGTCCATTGTCATGTCTCTTGAGTGTTATGTTGGTCCTCAAGGTAACCTGCTAGAGATGGACGCCTCCCAATGTGGCCGTCTCCTGCTTCCTAGTCCTGTCCTCTCTATCGAGGAGTTTaatgccatcaagaacatgtCCAACAAGTACTCCGAGTGGACTGTCAAGACTATTGATCTGACTTTCCCCAAGAACCAGGGAGTTCAGGGCTAcatcaagcatctcgacGAGATCTGCAACGAGGCCTCGGCCGCCATCGAGGCTCGGGACCGTGTTATTATTCTGTCTGATCGTAACACCTCGGCTGACCGAGTACCCGTTTCTGCTGTTCTGGCTTCTGCCATGGTTCACCATCACCTTGTCAGCAACAAGTGGCGATCCATGGctgctcttgttgttgagacTGCTGAGGCTCGTGAGGTCCATCACATGTGTGTCCTCCTCGGTTACggtgctgatgctgtcaacCCCTACCTTGCTATGGAGTGTATTCTCAAGTTGAACCGTGAGggtctcatcaagaagaagaccacTAATGAGACTCTTATCCGAAACTACAAGCACTCTTGTGACGGTGGTattctcaaggtcatgagTAAGATGGGTATTTCAACTCTCGCCTCTTACAAGGGTGCTCAGATCTTTGAGATCCTTGGTCTCGATGAGACTGTTGTTGAGCGATGCTTCAGGGGCACTGCTTCTCGTATCCAGGGTATGACCTTTGAGCTCATTGCTGAGGATGCTTTCCGATTCCACGAGCGAGGTTTCCCTTCCAGAGCCAGCATTGGCCCCCCTGGTCTTCCTGAGTCTGGCGAGTACCACTGGCGTGACGGTGGTGAGCCTCACGTCAACGACCCTACCTCGATCGCCAATATCCAGGACGCTGTCCGCACCAAGAACGATAAGTCTTACGAGGCCTACTCCAGATCCGAGTATGAACAAATCAAGAACTGTACTCTCCGTGGTCTTCTGGACTTTAAGTTTGAGGACTGCACTCCTGTCCCCATTGATCAGGTTGAGCCTTGGACTGATATCGTTCGCCGGTTCTGTACCGGTGCCATGTCTTACGGTTCCATCTCTATGGAGTCTCACTCTACCCTGGCTGTTGCCATGAACAGACTGGGTGGAAAGTCTAACACTGGTGAGGGTGGTGAGGACCCTGAGCGATCTCAGCGTATGCCCAACGGTGATACCATGCGTTCTGCCATCAAGCAGGTCGCTTCTGGTCGATTCGGTGTCACTTCTGCCTACCTTGCCGACTCTGATGAGCTTCAGATTAAGATGGCTCAGGGTGCCAAGCCCGGTGAGGGTGGTGAGCTTCCTGGTCACAAGGTGTCCAAGTCCATTGCTCGCACCCGTCACTCTACCCCTGGTGTCGGTCTTATCTCGCCCCCTCCTCACCACGATATTTACTCcatcgaggatctcaagCAGCTGATCTACGATCTGAAGTGCTCCAGCCCCCGATCTCGAGTCTctgtcaagcttgtctctGAGGTTGGTGTCGGTATCGTCGCCTCTGGTGTCGCCAAGGCGAAGGCCGACCACATCCTGATCTCTGGTCACGATGGTGGTACCGGTGCTTCTCGATGGACTGGCATCAAGTATGCTGGTCTTCCTTGGGAGTTGGGTCTGGCTGAGACTCATCAAACCCTGGTCCTGAACGATCTTCGTGGTCGTGTCGTTGTCCAGACTGATGGACAGCTCAAGACTGGTCGTGATGTTGCCCTTGCTTGTCTGCTTGGTGCCGAGGAATGGGGCTTTGCCACTGCTCCTCTTATTGCCATGGGCTGCGTCTTTATGCGAAAGTGTCACTTGAACACCTGCCCCGTTGGTATCGCTACTCAGGACCCTGAGCTCCGAAAGAAGTTCACTGGCACCCCCGAGCATGTCATCAACTTCTTCTACTATGTCGCCAACGAGCTTCGAGCCATTATGGCCCAGCTTGGCTTCCGTACCATCAATGAGATGGTTGGACATGTAGAGGTTCTCAAGATGCGCGATGACCTTCGAACTAACAAGACAGCCAACATCGACCTGTCTCTTCTCCTGACCCCTGCTCACAAGCTCCGACCTGGCGTTGCCACCTTCAATGTCCGAAAGCAGGACCACAAGCTTCACGTCCGACTTGACAACAAGCTGATCTCCGAGTCCGAGTTGACTCTCGACAAGGGCCTTCCATCCAGAATCGAGTGTGACATTGTCAACACTGACCGAGCGATGGGTACCTCCCTCTCTTACCACATTTCCAAGCGATACGGCGAGGCTGGACTGCCCATGGACACTGTTCATGTTAATATCAAGGGCTCTGCTGGCCAGTCTTTCGGTGCTTTCCTCGCTCCTGGTGTCACACTTGAGCTTGAGGGTGATTCCAACGATTACGTCGGCAAGGGCTTGTCTGGTGGTCGATTGATCATCTACCCTCCCCGCTCTGCTGTCTTCAAGTCTGAGGAGAACATTCTCATTGGTAACACTTGTTTGTACGGTGCTACTACTGGTACTTGCTTCTTCcgtggtgttgctgctgaacGTTTCGCCGTCCGAAACTCCGGTGCCACCGCCGTTGTCGAGGGTGTCGGTGACCACGGTTGTGAGTACATGACTGGTGGTCGCGTCGTTGTTCTTGGATCTACTGGTCGCAACTTTGCAGCTGGTATGTCTGGTGGTATTGCCTACGTCCTGGATGTACACGGCGATTTCCACTCCAAGCTCAACGGTGAGATGGTTGAGACCAGCGGTCTTGAGGACCCTGCTGAGATTGCTTTCGTTCGCGGTCTCATTGAGGATCACCATCACTACACTGGCTCCGAGCGCGCCGCTCGCATTCTCGTCGACTTTAACcgagctcttcctcgatTCGTCAAGATTCTCCCTGTTGACTACAAGCGTGTTCTCTTGgaagaagcagccaaggctgccgaggctAAGCGTGCCGAATACAACCTGCCTGCCGTCTCTGGCGTCCAGCACAAGAAGTCCGAGAAGGCTGCTAAGCTTCAGGATCTCGAGGAGGCTGTTGGCGACAACgcagcagagaagaagcgtgcccttgtccttgacaagaccagaggTTTCAAAATGTACAAGCGTCGTCAAGAGAAGTACCGACCTGTCAACTCCCGTCTTAAGGACTGGGCTGAGCTTAGCTCTCGtcttgacgaggatgagctcAAATACCAATCTGCTCGTTGCATGGATTGTGGTGTTCCTTTCTGTCAATCCGAGACTGGCTGTCCTATCTCTAACATTATCCCTAAATGGAACGAATTGGTGTTCCAAAACCAATGGAAGGATGCTCTAAACCGTCTCCTGATGACCAACAACTTCCCCGAGTTCACCGGCCGTGTCTGCCCTGCTCCTTGCGAGGGTGCTTGTGTTCTGGGTATCAACGAAGACCCTGTCGGCATCAAATCTATCGAGTGTGCTATCATTGATCGGGGTTTCGAGAAGGGTTGGATggttcctcagcctcctAAGGTCCGcactggcaagactgtcgcGATCATTGGATCCGGCCCTGCTGGtctggctgctgctgaccAGCTCAACCGCGCTGGTCACCTTGTCACTGTCTATGAGCGAGCTGACCGCCTGGGTGGTCTCCTCATGTACGGTATTCCCAACATGAAGCTCGACAAGCGTATTGTCAAGCGCCGTACCGATTTCATGGCGGACGAGGGTatcatcttcaagaccgGTGTTGCAGTTGGTGAGGAGGGTCATCCATCTCTCAGCGACCTTCGGGCCAGCCATAACGTTGTTGTTATTGCAACTGGTGCTACTGTTGCTCGTGACCTCCCTATCAAGGGCCGCCAACTCGAGGGTATTCACTACGCTATGGAGTTCCTTCACAAGAACACCAAGTCTCTTCTCGACTCCGAGCTTGGTGACAACGCTTACATCtctgccaaggacaagcacgttgttgtcattggtggtggtgacacTGGTAACGATTGTATCGGAACCTCTCTCCGTCACGGTGCTAAGTCTGTCACCAACTTCGAGCTTCTGCCCCAGCCTCCTCCTGAGCGTGCCAACGACAACCCTTGGCCTCAGTGGCCTCGCATTT